A genomic stretch from Eubacterium sulci ATCC 35585 includes:
- a CDS encoding glyoxalase, giving the protein MNKITCICLGVKDMERSIKFYRDGLGYKTDCIENNPPVCFFDTPGTKFELFPLEQLAKDIDENNPPKGNGFSGITLAYNVEHKEDVDAVIALVRKAGGKIVKEPQEVFWGGYHAYFSDLDGYYWEVSWGPNFKFDENGLLKF; this is encoded by the coding sequence ATGAACAAGATTACTTGTATTTGTTTAGGCGTTAAAGATATGGAAAGGTCAATCAAGTTTTATAGAGATGGCTTAGGCTATAAGACTGATTGCATAGAAAATAATCCGCCGGTATGCTTTTTTGATACTCCGGGAACAAAGTTTGAACTATTTCCTTTGGAACAATTAGCAAAAGATATTGATGAAAATAATCCACCAAAAGGAAATGGATTTTCAGGAATTACATTAGCGTACAATGTTGAACATAAAGAAGATGTTGATGCTGTAATTGCATTAGTAAGAAAAGCAGGTGGAAAAATTGTAAAAGAGCCACAGGAAGTTTTTTGGGGTGGATATCACGCATATTTTTCGGATTTAGATGGATACTATTGGGAAGTTTCATGGGGTCCAAATTTTAAGTTTGACGAAAACGGACTATTGAAATTTTAG